A stretch of the Microtus pennsylvanicus isolate mMicPen1 chromosome 16, mMicPen1.hap1, whole genome shotgun sequence genome encodes the following:
- the Mgst2 gene encoding microsomal glutathione S-transferase 2: MAGDSVLLAAVSLLSACQQSYFAINVGQARFKYKISPPAVSGSPEFERIFRAQQNSLESYPVFILILWLAGWYFNQVLASCLGLVYLYARHKYFWGYAEAADKRITGFKLSLGSLALLAVLAVLGIANGFLDEYLDFHVTKKLRHTS; this comes from the exons ATGGCGGGTGATTCAGTCCTGCTGGCTGCcgtctcccttctctctgcctgtcagcaaA GTTATTTTGCTATAAATGTTGGACAAGCAAGATTTAAATACAAGATTTCACCCCCGGCAGTCTCGGGGTCCCCGGAGTTTGAGAGAATATTTCGCGCGCA ACAAAACTCTTTGGAGTCTTATCCCGTGTTCATCCTAATACTGTGGCTGGCCGGGTGGTACTTCAATCAAG TTCTGGCGTCTTGTCTGGGTCTCGTGTACCTGTATGCCCGTCACAAGTACTTCTGGGGCTACGCAGAAGCTGCTGACAAAAG AATCACCGGTTTCAAGTTGAGCCTGGGTAGTTTGGCCTTGTTGgctgtcctagctgtcctggggaTAGCAAACGGATTCCTGGACGAATACCTGGACTTCCATGTTACCAAGAAACTGAGACACACATCCTaa